A portion of the Candidatus Nitrosotenuis aquarius genome contains these proteins:
- a CDS encoding CBS domain-containing protein, producing MSLDVIHDHFSQIMQKKIDSLIEKPVIIQPDSTVSEAISSIIHNNSFDAFCREKHVTLNVNTRDLLLGKDIAHMKVRPFLHPISSLQRGDTIEKAVTILTHNRIRSAPVVENDEIVGVVHARDILKLVAGLDNKWIKANQIFTANPLVIENNTLLSTARMLMSSKRLDHLPVVKKDKISQVLTSHHMLYTILPSERVGKADIGSKKINRLESPVGNLGTNRMASCVPMDDLNKILDEMLHADTTFCLVSLWDQLQGIITYRDILNLLSTRVKSKVPLFIVGMPKEDNSGIIAEKFTKILEKLQRVYPDVQEAKVYVKKHHGTGSRYNYDVSTTIITPHQRYMFSRTGYDLSKVFDEISGRLMRLLSKRAKKRYKLSVRKITQ from the coding sequence TCGACTCTTTAATTGAAAAACCTGTAATAATACAGCCGGACTCGACTGTTTCTGAGGCAATCAGTTCTATAATACACAACAACTCCTTTGATGCATTTTGCAGGGAAAAACACGTAACTCTAAACGTAAACACGCGAGACTTGCTCCTAGGAAAAGACATTGCACACATGAAGGTGAGGCCATTTTTGCACCCAATCTCGAGCCTGCAAAGGGGCGATACCATAGAAAAGGCAGTAACTATTTTGACCCACAATAGAATTCGCTCAGCACCGGTAGTGGAAAACGATGAGATCGTAGGCGTCGTGCACGCAAGAGACATACTCAAGCTGGTGGCGGGCCTTGACAACAAATGGATAAAGGCAAACCAGATTTTCACGGCAAATCCTCTGGTAATAGAAAACAACACGCTACTGAGCACGGCAAGAATGCTGATGAGCAGCAAAAGACTGGATCATCTCCCTGTGGTAAAAAAGGACAAGATCTCCCAGGTCCTCACATCGCATCACATGCTGTATACAATACTTCCATCAGAGCGGGTGGGAAAGGCAGACATTGGATCAAAGAAAATAAACAGGCTGGAATCGCCAGTTGGTAATCTTGGTACAAATAGAATGGCAAGCTGTGTGCCGATGGATGACCTAAACAAAATACTAGACGAGATGCTTCATGCAGACACGACATTCTGTCTTGTGTCGTTGTGGGACCAGCTTCAGGGAATCATAACATATAGAGACATCTTGAACTTGCTTAGCACACGAGTCAAAAGCAAAGTTCCTCTCTTTATTGTAGGGATGCCAAAGGAAGACAATTCTGGAATAATTGCGGAAAAATTCACAAAGATACTAGAGAAACTCCAGCGAGTCTATCCAGATGTGCAGGAGGCCAAGGTTTATGTCAAAAAGCACCACGGAACTGGAAGCAGATACAACTATGACGTCTCTACAACAATCATAACTCCGCACCAGAGGTACATGTTTTCCAGAACTGGATACGATCTGAGCAAGGTCTTTGATGAAATCTCTGGCAGGCTGATGCGCCTGCTCTCAAAGAGGGCAAAAAAGCGCTACAAGCTTAGCGTCAGAAAAATAACACAATGA